The following proteins come from a genomic window of Amaranthus tricolor cultivar Red isolate AtriRed21 chromosome 14, ASM2621246v1, whole genome shotgun sequence:
- the LOC130799191 gene encoding uncharacterized protein LOC130799191, translated as MEYDDDDENEGNVQDDQYGEDRGNFVHHVDASLYSQPSFQDLLTQFGSPPSFTHLVQPSQQHPNDEAPIPSKKSWNLIQDIALICSVMNTSTDPIVSTNQKIRVRWQKFKEAYEAARMERPHLISRRTAGMLKCRCGRVAPACLKRSGSYDEALRRKKSGKYNKWKQVVKSNKKRLDQQPTGGVSSESNGKRSRTEEYSETPTSETQGGSSTRPEGVMKAKARMTGKMVANPSI; from the exons atggagtatgatgatgatgatgaaaatgaaggaaatgttcaagatgatcAATATGGTGAAGATAGAGGAAATTTTGTTCATCATGTTGATGCTAGTCTCTACTCCCAACCATCATTTCAAGATCTACTTACACAATTTGGTTCACCCCCGAGTTTCACTCATTTGGTTCAACCATCTCAACAGCATCCTAATGATGAAGCCCCTATACCTTCAAAGAAAAGTTGGAATTTGATTCAAGATATTGCTCTCATATGTTCAGTCATGAACACAAGTACAGATCCAATTGTAAGCACCAACCAAAAGATAAGAGTGAGGTGGCAAAAATTTAAGGAAGCTTATGAAGCAGCGAGGATGGAACGACCCCATCTGATCTCACGAAGAACTGCCGGCATGCTTAAATGTCGTTGTGGTAGAGTTGCTCCAGCGTGTTTGAAGAGATCTGGAAGTTATGACGAGGCTCTTAGGAGGAAGAAGAGTG GAAAGTATAACAAGTGGAAGCAAGTggtaaaaagtaataaaaaacgATTGGATCAACAACCAACTGGTGGTGTTAGTAGTGAAAGTAATGGGAAAAGATCAAGGACGGAAGAATATTCTGAAACACCAACAAGTGAAACTCAAGGAGGATCATCTACTCGCCCCGAGGGTGTGATGAAGGCTAAGGCTCGCATGACTGGAAAAATGGTTGCAAATCCATCAATTTAA